The genome window CAATTGCGACGAACCTTGGAGCCATAGTTCGATCTTTGTAAAGCTTGTGTAGCTTTTTAAATTCTTTAAAGGTCATTGACGAATCTGTGCTACAATAATTGAATTTTGCTCTTTTTATGACTAGCTCTTCGTAAAGATCATCCACTCCATAAGGAAGAGAATCTAAATCACTCCCACCCGAAGCGGCATACTCCCATTCCTCTTCTGTGGGCAGCCTGAAGTTAAAGTACCAAATCGAATCAGGTAATGAAGAATTTTTGCGTTCATTCTTCACCATTTCACGATAAATCTTTTTGGTAACAATACTTGAGCGCCATTTTGAAAAGTTTACGGCTTGCTCATACGTAATACCTCCCACAGGATGAAATCTAAAACCTGGGTATCTAAGGTAATTCTCAATGTACGGGATTTCAGTGGAATTACTTATTACAAATTCTTTTGTATGTACTGTCGTGTCAGGTATATTTTTAGCATAGGCCTCTAAAGTTGAATCTTTTTTGAGACCATGTAAGAATTCCAACCAATTGATATTAGCGATTTCAATTTCATCAATAAAAATATTACCGTATAAATATCTACAATTTGGCGGTATAGGTATCTCTGTTTTTTGTGCAAATCCTTTAGCAGTTACCGCTAAAAATAAGATTAAAAAAATATATTTCATTTTAGATTCAAATTAGTTTAAAACAAATCTATAAAACCCAATTTACTTGATGTTATCAACCGCCTTCCTACAATCCTTTTCTATTGGAAACTTGATCATACTACTTTTCTATTCTTGTTTACTCCTTGTTATAAGTTCGTTTTATATCTTTTTATTCCGCTGGAATCGGTAGATTGTGTATTCTTAAAAATGACAATTTATCCCAATACCCACGCTGAAATTTAATTTTACCATCAATCACTTGAAAAAAACCACAACCTCTTAGTCCTAAAGGGTCTTTCCATTCTAAAATCACCTATTCACCATCCTCAAATATATTTTCCGGAATACAAGTCATATCAGCAGTACTGAATTCCATCGAAAACATTTCTTTGATCGCATTTCTTCCTTCAATAGCCTTATTCGCTACTTGATGATTAATAGCATCCCAATGGTATAGTTCCGCAATTTTAGCAGCATCTCCTTCATTGAATATGTCAACCCTCTTTTCAATCAGTTCCTTTGGTCTCATTTTTCAGAATGTATTTTTGATACAACACAAAAACACTAGAGTGTAAACTACTTCATAAAAGTAACTATCGCTGATTTCTGCTTCTATTTTAAATACTTTTCTAACGAAGTAGCATCATTAAACTTATGGTTTGAATATAATCAATGATACACAGATAAACTACTTAGCTAGAAAAACAACAAAGCATAGAAAGCTTTTAATGCTCTTTATGCTTTGTTGTTCATTCTTACTTCAATAGTGTTTCTACAAATTCTTCTATAGATAGCTTAGGTTCACCTAATATCTCCCATGTTGAATGAGAAACTTGCTCTTCTTTTAACTGCTCCACATAAGTCAACATATGTTCCATAAACTGTTCGTCCTCTTCACTTGGAAGCCCAATGTGTTTTATAGTTTCCATTGGATATTCTGAAACTTTCTTGTCGGGAGCATAAACACTCAAAAATCGTTGGGCAGCTTCAGAAAAACTTATTCCTTCTCTACCTTGAATGGTAAACGATTGATTATAGGCATTCGCATTTCCAATAGTATTGTAAATGTTTTCAGTCAAATCTATCGTGTTGGTAAAATAAACAGGGTATTGATGATTACCGATAATGGCAAATTCTTCACCTTGAATAAATGTTGGGAACGAATCTAGAAAAACAGAGCAATGTAGATAGGTATAATTTATCCCCGACTTTTTCATGTGCTCGATTGCTGGTTTTCTAATCAAATTCGTTTTATAAATCATACCCTTAGTTGCAAACTCAGGATTAGACAAATCTATACCTACAATTTGCATGATATGTTTTACTCCTAGTTCTTTGCTGACATCTATGACATTTATGATCCCTTCCCTTTCTGGGTGAAATGGCGCATTTTCATCCCATGTAGTTGTATTTAAGTTTAAATATATAGTTTCTGAACCTACTAAAGCTTCTTTAAGACTTGATTTATCAGAAACATCACCATATACAATCTCAACCGTTTCTGGTAATAACTTTTTTGCTTTGTTGATATCTCTTACAACAGCCTTTACTCGAACGCCTTTTTGACTTAACTTTTTTGTAATGGAAGAACCTAATACTCCCGTTGCTCCAATGATTGTGATTTCTTTCATTTTGATAATTTTTTAATTGCTTAGTTTGATCCCTATTATTCCGATAACGATGAAGGATAGAAACAAAAGTTTGTTCCAGTTTAATACATCGTCAAATAGGATTAATCCCATCAATATAGTACCACTAGCTCCGATCCCTGCCCAAACGGCATAAGCTGTTCCCATATCAATAGTTTGCATAGATTTAAGCAAAAAGCCGAAGCTCAAAGCTCCAAATACAAAGAAGCCTAGTACACCTTTCCAATTGGAAAAGCCTTCAGAAAACTTCATGGAAGTAGTAAAAGCGACTTCAAATAATCCTGATAATAATAAATAGATCCAAGCCATATTGAACTGTATTTTTTGATAACAGTACAAAGCTAGCTTAGGGTAAAAAGCTTTCTTTTTACCTATGTTAAAAAAGCAATTATCGCTGAGAACGGATACGGCTTAGTGTTACTTGGGTAATACCAAGGTAAGAGGCAATGTGCCCAAGCTTTACTCGCTGAAGAATCTGTGGGAATTTATCAATCAAGGATAAATATCTGGTTTTTGCATCTAAAACTTGAGACAGTAATATCTGCTCTTCCATTTCCAATAATGCATTTTCGGCTAACCTTCTCCCGAAGTTGGCAAACTCAAGGTTCGTGGAATACAACTCCAGTAATTTGGATTGATCTATCTTGAGTAGAACGGTATCTTCTATCAGTTCTACATTTTCAAGTGATGGTTTTCCTCCGATGAAATTCCCCAACGAAGCCACAATATCCCCTTCAAATCCGAACCAATGGGTAATATCTTTTCCATCTTCATTGATATAATAACTTCTGACAGCTCCTTTTTTGATAAAATAAACCGAATGATGTACTTCCTCTTTCCTGATTAAAAGTTCTCCTTTTCGTTTGGTATACTCTGTCATCAAGGAGTTTAAAAAGTCAAAGTTGGCTGTAGATAAACCATATCTGTTCAGAAATATTTCTTTAATTAAATCCATAATCACAGTTTATAAGCATAGAGATATCCATTTGATTCATCAAAATAGATTATCCCATTATCAACGATTGGAGTTGGTAATATTGCTATTAAAGCAAGAATTTTATTTTCTGAATCTCGGAAATCAGAAATGCTATAAACATAGTTAACAAATTAGTTTTTGCTAGTTTTGGAGTGATAAATTCACAGGTAGCTTACTTAGTAGGCTACCTGTGCTATAGCTCTTTCGCTAATTCAAATATTCAAAAGTATCAACCATTTTATACTTCGGACTTCTATTGATAAAGTCTCTGAAAAAGGCGGTATGAGCTCCTCCCATTAGGATAAATACTCGATCATCTTCATTCAATTCTATCCGGTTTAGGTTCGAATACATTCTTAAATTTCGTTGATAGAATTTACTTGCTTCATCGGCTCCTTCAAAGCCATTTTCACTTCCAGCATGTGTTAGCATATCCGCGTTTATGGCAATCAATAAATCTAGGTACTCCGATCTATTAGTCGTTTTCAATCGATCTAATAAACTTAGACTCTCCTCATTGAAATTGATGTTTGGATAAAAGCTTGGAATATTCTGATAGTATTTATTATACCAAACTGAATCTACCTGATTGATGATCTCACTTCCTATGCGGTAGTTATATTCCATCTTATGATCTATTCCATAGATTCTTTTCACCCCACTTATTCGACCTAACTCGTAAGCTAGTAACTCTACTTCCGACGGGGATTTAAAATCCATCTTAGGATTAGAAAGGTATTTACCATATTGACTTAGTAATTTTTCATTACGCTCAGGTATCAACTCTACCAGTATTACTGTAGGCTTGAATTCGGATAACTTCTTTGCAATTTCATGTGCTTCTTTTCGATTTTTTTCACTGTGTTCATCAAATTCAGTTGACATTGCATCAGAAGTACTTCCGAAGTGGAATGTAGCAAAATTTAGAATCGGTATTTTATGCAACTGCTCTGCTTTTCTTTCATGGTTTTCAACCAAGCTTGATTCTGCCGTATTTGAAGGCTGTTCTTTACAAGCTAAACAGAATAAGAGTAATGCAATGAGTATAGTATTTGAGTTTTTCATTTCGGTATTTTTTATCAGTAACAATGTTCTACACATATTATCGTATCAATTTGTGACACTTAAATGTGATAGATTTCCTTTAAGCAATAAAAGAATGATTCTTAACTTATTGGATTAAGTAAAATCATAATTGCAATATAAATAGTTAGACCAACCTTTTAAAGTTTATCATGAAACTTAATTCATATTCTTTAATCCAATTGATAAATCTCAAAATTTGTAATTGAGAAGGAGGGAAAAATAAAACAGTATCAAGTAATGTATATAGACTTCAAAAAATGGTAAACCGATAATAATATTAGGAATAAATTGAGTGTGCTTAGTATATCCTTGTCCATCAAGTTAGAGAGGTAAATTCACAGACTTATTCACCATCTATTTATTCGCTTCGCCAACAATTTCACTTTTAAGGTCAATAATAAAATTCCCTGCCCAAGTATACTCACTTGAACAGGGACTTCTTTTTATAAACATCGAATACCTACCACTGTAATGTCATCTCTTTGATTTTGCCTTTTCATAAAGTTTGAAAGCTGATTTTTAATAAGCGTTTCTTGCTCTTTCATAGGTAAATGAGAAACTAACTTAAGCAGTTTAAGAAATTCTAGTTTTCCAAACTTTTTACCTTCATGATTGTGCTGATCTGCAAAACCATCTGAAGACAAGTATAAAGAACCTCCTTCGGTTAAATCGAAATCAACAGTCTCAAAGGCTTTATTCTCTTTTGCTCCCCAACCGCCAATACTTCTTCGGGTACCTTTCACTACTTTAGGTTCTTCATTAAACTCTTCCATGATATAGATTTCAGACTTTGCTCCTGCAAAGCTGACTTTATATGTCCCCTTTTCTCGAACTTGAATTTTACAAAGTGCCAAATCCATTCCATCATCATTTTGCGACTCTTGCTGTTTGAGCATTTTCTTTAACTCTTTATGCATCAACTCCAAGATTTTTGAAGGCTCATAAATACGCTGTTCACCGACCAATTTGTTCAGAATTCCAAAACCAAGCATTGACATCAAAGCGCCAGGAACGCCATGTCCTGTACAATCTACAACAGAGACAAAAATTGTATTTTCATCGACTTTATACGTCCAGTAAAAATCTCCCGACACAATATCTTTGGGTTGATAAAAAACAAAGTAGTCTTTGAAAAAGGTGGAAAAGGTTTCATTACTGCTAATTAACGCCTCTTGTATCATTTTTGCATAACGGATGCTATCAACGATACTTTCATTTTTCTCTTTGATAATCTTGTAGGCACTAATATTCTCCAAAGAACTCGAAATATATGAAGCCAAAGATTCAGCTATTCTCAACTCACGAGTTGTATAATCTTCGCCCGAAGAATGTAACACAAATATCCCGATACATTCTTCTTTTCTGATTAGAGGGATATAAATCAACGTGCTTGGCATCTGAATTGAATGAGCAGTCCCTACTTCATTGAGCAATTTTGTTCCCGAAAGTCTGATTGACTCCTTCTTCTCATATACTTTATAGATCAACTGATGTAAAGGGTTATCACTCAAACTGATTCTGTTCTTTGTGATTTCTAAATTCCCATCCTTTAGGTATAGACGCAATGCATCTTTTTTTGAGGTATGAACGGCTATCCCAACTTGTTTTGCATGAATAGTTTGACGCAGGCCAGAACTCACTTTCGTTAGTAAATCACTGACATGTTGCTCCGCTACAACCTGAGTACCAATGTCACTAACTGTACTAAAATCACGATAGGTACTTTCTATTTGTCTATGCTGTTCTTCGATATGATTTCTACTAGATTCAATTTCCTCATTCAACTGTTTTAATTCTTCATTTTGAGCAATAATCTCATTCTGACGGCTCACCAATTCCTTCGTCCTTTCTTCAACTGTACCTTCCAAAACTGCCTTCTGTTGCTTTAACAGATTGACTCTTAACCTATATATACCGAATAAAAGACTCACCAAAGTAAAAAGCACAACTAACCTAAACCACAATGTTCTGTACCAAGGCGGAAGAACTATAATTTCTAATGAAGTTGGCGTGTCATACCATACACCATCATTATTTGCTGCAATGACCTCCAAGGTATATTCGCCAGCTGGAAGTGTAGTGAAATTCACATTTCTTCGGTTTCCGATTTCTTGCCAACCATCATCAATACCAATCATCCGATAGGCAAACTTATTTTTATGCGCTTGTGTGAAATTGGGCACAGAAAACCCTATCGAGATCATATTCTGATCGTGAGTTAGTACCAATTGATCAGACACTCCGATTGTCTGATAATTTTCTCCATCAAAAATGAGCTTTTGTTCTTGATTAGAAATCTTCAAAGAAGTAAAAAATACCTCATGAGCATTTGGGTTTTGTTTTATCTGACTAGGCTGAAATATATTTATACCTTCTGTTCCTGCCATCCAAATTGTACCATTCGTTTCGGTATGAACTGAGGGTGAAAAAAGACCATTTTGCAATCCGTGATATTCATCAAAGAAATGTGCCGAAAAGATAGAAGGCTGTCCATCCTTTTCTGTAAACTTTAACTTACAAACACCTTTGTTTGTTCCTAACCACAAAAAGCCTTGCTCATCTTCTACGATTGAATTGATTACATTTACATTCAACCCATTCTCTTTGTTAAAGATTAAGAATGTATCTTTTTCTCTGTCATAAAGATTTAGCCCTCCACTTGTAGCAATCCAAATCCGATCTTTTTGATCTTTGTAAATGTAGTTGATCAAAGTATGACTCAACTTTGCTTCATTACTTTCTGGTGTGTATTGTGTGATGTTGTAATCATCTTCAGAGTTAAATATCACCTTATTCAAACCGTACTGTGTACCTACCCAAACCTCATTACCTTTCCCACTTCGAACGCTTGTAATCAAATAACTAGACAAGCCATTTTCACCAGATCCTATTATACTATTTTCTTGTGTATTGACATTAAACCTCACTAATCCACCTTCCCACACTCCAATCCAAAGGTGTTCTTTACTGTTGATATCATTATCGAATGAAAAAGCTGTTTGCGCATGTATCCCTTCATGAATAGGTGCAATATGAAACTCCTTCTCATTTTTTCTCTTCCAAAATACCCCTGCTCCCCAATTTCCAATCCATACATTATCATTCTGATCTACAAATAAGCCTATTATAGCATCATTGACTAACTTTTGAGAAGGCTTTGCTTTTGAATGATAAAGGCTTGTTTTATTCTTATCGGCATCGAAATGATACACCCCAGTATTATCGACTCCTAGATACAAATCTCCATCGCTTGTTTTTGAAACAAATGTATTATTCCCAAACTTGATAGGGGTATTTCCTAGATAAGAAAAAGAACTAAACTTATTGGATTGAGGATCGGACATCCATAACCCTTTGTTATAAGTTCCTGACCAAATTCGATCCTCTTTATCGACTAGAATGTCCCAAACAGATAAGTCTTGGAAATCGTTATGTGTCTTATCGTATGTTACAAATCGTTTTTCATCCGTCTTATATTGAACAATTCCCCCATTTTCAAGTGCAACCCAAATATCACCATTACTATCAATATCTATAGCTCTTGCAGCATGATGCTTTAAGCCTGAGTGAGCATTATGAAAATGAGATACATTATCGAATCGGTATTCATTTTCACTTTTATAATCCAAGCTTATCAAGCCTCCATCAAGAGTAGCTATCCAAAGTCTTCCATTTTTATCTTCTGCAATATCTCTAATCCTATTCCCTGCTATTGTTTTAGGAGAAGGGCTTGCCCAAAAACGTGAAAACTGATTTTTAGATTCATCATAAACATTCAAACCATAAGGCGTTGCAATCCACATTCGTCCTTGCTTGTCTTCATGAAAATCCCAAACGTAGTTTACAGTCAACTTTGTTTCATCATCTAAATTTCCTTCATGATGAATAAACTTGTTTTCATTGAAATCAAAAATGCTAATCCCTTTATCTGTTCCTAGCCAAAGTCGTCCATGTCTGTCCTCTCCTATCTGACTAATGATATTACTAGGCAAAGTATTCGTATTGCCTTCCTCATGTTTCCAATGTTCAAAACAATCACACTCCTTCTGATACTTAAACAGTCCTCCCCAAGTAGCTACCCACAAATTTCCTTTTTTATCTTCATAAAGGTCTTGGATATTCCCATTTGTCAAAGCCCCTACAAGCTCTACATTGGGTTCATAAATAATGTTTTCTATACCATCAAATTTGTTCAGACCGTTATCCGTTCCTATCCAAATAAAGCCTTCTTTGTCTTGAAGAATTGAAGTAATCTGTGTGGTTGAAAAATTCTTCTTGATGTTTAAAAATTTGTATCCGCCAGTATGAGATTCTAGTTGAGCTTTTGATGTATGACTAAAACAGACTAAAGTCAGGAAAAGTACAAAAAAATAAACGTTAGTGTTTTTCATATTTGTGGTGATAGTTTATTGATATTACGCCTTAAACCAACTTCAAAACCTTAGCTAAAAGATGAAGAAGTATTCTCTTTAGTGTTAAAAAATATAGAGATTAAATATTAGGTTATATGGTATTTAAGCGACATTGAAGGGTATTGAAGTATTTTTGAAGTGTAAAAACAACGTAAAATATACACTTCAAATAAAATGAAGTATTTCAATTTTAACCCAATTCATAAACTTCACATTCAAACTTCGTAAGATCGTATTAGTAAAAATATCTATTTAAATAATCACATAAAGGATCATATCTAAATAGCAGATGCTTCGCTTTTTTCTCTAAAAAGTAAATACAAACCTTAGCTCAATTCATGATTGTTCATAAAAAAAGAGGCCACCCTTAAGCAACCTCTTTCTTAAAATTTATTTGATTAAGACCTTTCGAGTAACAGAACCATCTCGTCCTTCAAGCCTTAGAATGTAAAGCCCCGACACATAGTTTTCTGTATTTATCCGAACAGTATTTCCAAGATCAGATGAAGTAGATATCACCTGCCCTCTTCCGTTATAAATCACTAGTCTGTCATAGTCTGACGCACCCGAAATATTCAGAGAAGTTGTTGCGGGATTAGGGTAAACATTTACATCCTCCTCTTCTTGAGATAAAATGCTTGTTGCTATGCGCGCATTCGAAGAACCAAACACACTAAGCTCTTCAATACTTATCCATGAACCCGAATAACCACTAGCTCCAGTTACAGTAAGTCTTACATATCTTGCATTTACATTTGCGAATGAATCAGTAATTGGAGCTGAATTTGAGCCGCCTGTTGTATTGCTAGTTCGATCAACAATTGTTGAATAAGAACTACCATTTGTAGATACTTCTATAATGTACTGATAAGCTCTGTCTTTGAAACATACCACTTCTGTTCTATTGATTGAATAAACTGCTCCCAAGTCAATTGTAGCAGACTGCGAATAGTTTTCAGCAGACCATCGGCTATCGGCATCTCCATCTACCAAGTTTGAAGCTGGATTAGATGATTGTTCATTTGATGCTGAAACGGCTTTATTCAACGCTAAATTTGTTGTAGAACCCGAACCATTACTATGAATCGTTTCTGTCAATTCATTAAAATAAGCTGTGGCTGATCCTGTATCTTGTAAGTAGACGCCATTTTTCCAATAACTTGGGAATGTCCAGTAAGAGATATCCATATTTACGTACTCTGTACCATTTACAGAAACAGTCATACTTCCAGATGTAATTCTGATATCACAGTCAAAATAGCTACTAGGAACTGAACCCATATTGATATGACTTGTATTGGCTCCTCCTGCATCTGTTTTCACTGCAGCATAAAGTGTTCCGCCACTGCTGTACACTCTCAAGAGTGGTTTATTTGGGCCATTACCAACACCTTCGTTGGCATCATCATGAATTTGTAAAACAGTAAGTTGATCGCAAGTCTGTTCAGCGATACGTAGGTTTGCATGAAGCGTACGGTCTGTATTATTTGCGTACCAATTCGTCAAATATCTCAATTCAGCTCTTTGGCTCGTAGAAGCAGCATCTCTTGACTGAGAAAATGCGATTTCATCTGTATTCACCACATAGAATGTATTTGACGAGTAACCTGCCATTATATCCGAAGCAGTTGCCTCTGTTCCACTCAAAGGCGATTGTAGCTTACATTCAGCTAAATATGCTTGGAACTTAGCAATATCATAAGGTGCAGTTACATTGTTAGAAGTGACCGATACCACAGCAGTCGAAGTATAACCACCGTCGTCTGTAGTGACAGTAATAGTAGCGGAACCAGCCGACACCGCAGTAACTAAACCCGTTGAATTCACAGTGGCTACCGAAGTATTATTTGAACTATAGCTGACACCTTGGTTTGTTGCATTAGAAGGACTAACTGTCGCTGAAAGTTGTTGAGTTACTCCTTCAGATAAAGACAATGAAGATGAATTAAGTGAGACTCCAGATACTGATACAGTTGAATTTGTTTCCTCACCCAATACGCTCAACTCTTCCAAACTCACCCATGTTCCTGTATAACTAGCTGCGCCCGAAACCGTAATTTTTACGTAACGAGCATTTACTGCTGAAAAGCTATCTACAATCGGAGCACTGTTTGAACCTGGAGTAGAATTATTGCTTCTGTCTACAATTGTTGTATAAGAACTACCATTTGTGGATGCCTCAATAACATACTGATAAGCCCTATCTCCATAACAAACTAACTCGGTACCATCAATCCTATAAACAGCTCCCAAATCTATGGTAGCAGATTGTGGATAACCTGAAACAGACCATCGAGTATCTGGATTTCCATCTACCAAGTTTGCAGGAACATTTGTACCATCTGGGGTACCTGTTCCTGTTACAGATTTATTAAGTGCTACGTTTGATCCTGTAGAAGCAGCTCTCACAGTAATAACACTACTATCTGTAAACCCACCATCTGTAGTCGTTACCGTGATTGTAGCTGTACCTTCTGAAACTGCTGTGACTAAACCCGTAGAACTTACTGTTGCTACGCCAGTATTACTTGAGCTGTAGCTTACGCTTTTATTCGATGCATTGGACGGTGCTACTGCTGAACTAAGTTGCTCATTTCCTCCTACGGTTAAAGAAGCCGTTGCTGGACTTAGTGATACGCCTGTGACAGCCACATTTTGTCCAGTATCACCGTTATGACTTACTGTAAAATCATATACATAAACCTCTCCGTAGTTATTTGGGTCATCCGTATCGCTTCCCTCTCTATCTGCATTACTTTGTGTATAATTTCCTACTTTAAAGTAAGTCTGGTCATAATTTAGATTCATCACATAATCATTTCCACCATCTCTTACCAAATAAGAAGAAGCCGTACCATTGTTGTATGCATTTAACAGATTTCCATCTTCACTATAATAGCAGTAATGTAAACCATCCTTCACAAGAAAGATCACCTCATGAATATCACCTAAATTATAGTCTGTTTTGATCGTTAAATCCTCTCTGAGTTTTCCACCATTAAATGATAAGAAAAGATGAGAACCTTCTAATCGCATTACCATAGAATCATCTATACCATCAGCTTTATTTCCATGAATTTGGGTTGCGACCAAGTGAGGTTTATTTATCGGTAAATGTGTAATGGCTTGTTTTACATAAAGCATATGGCTTCCTTCCGTTGTCCAATAAATATCTTTACTTCCATCAGCCTCTCTTTCTCTCAACTCCGACCTGATATAACTAGAGTTTGGTGTAGTTCCATTGTTACTTCTTATTGGAGCATAAAAAACAATGGCATCACCTGCATTATTTACATAGAAATACTCATTGTTAGGTTCTCCACAAAGGGTTTTATCCTCTGCCCCATCTGGATATGTAATTTTCCATTGGTTACAATTTATCATTAAGTCGGAAGGAACTTGTGCTCTTAGTTCTGTTGAAAAACCAAGAAATAGGGTCAGTGTTAGGCAACTGAATAGTTTGAATAGGGATTTCCCTTTCAAAAATGAAGGTATAGCAGCATACCTAAAATGTGAGACGAGTAATCTTGTCTTCATAATAGTGTTTTAGTTTTTTAAAAGAAAAGAATAAAGTGTGTATGCGTATTTCGAACCAAAATCAATATCAAAAACATGTCGTTGCTTTATGAAATCTTTGGAGTGGCCAATCCCTCGATTATGACGATACTGATAAGTGAAAGAAGAATTAAGTTCTTGAGTTTTTACGCTGTTATGAGCAATAGGAAATCATTCCTTTTAAAGCTCTTTTCATTGTGTGTTGATGTACCATTTTTAAAAGAGTAAAGTCAAACATCTTTTAAGGTGAAAATCATATAAATGTGTATTCGAAAATTAAAGTGATTATTACACTTATTTCTGATTAAGAACAAATCTATAGGCTCCTCCAAAAAAAAGAGGATAAAAGGAGAAAATATTGGGATTCCTAGCGTTACAAAAAGGGGATTTAATCGTTACAAACCGACCTTAAAAGTATTTAAAGGGCTATTTGAACGTATTTTTCAATTAAATAAAATGTCGATTAAAGCATGGCCATAGGAATCAAAATATAAGTGTAATTAAGTGTTCTTTCTCTGATTATTGAGGTAAGTAGTTGGCGATATTCCGTATTCTACTTTAAAGCATTTAGAAAAATATTTGGGATTTAGAAAGCCAACTTCATAAGCTATTTCTGAAATATTTAGCTCACTAGAGTTCAAGAGTTGAGCAGCTCTTTTTAAACGAACTGATCGGATAAAATCAGAAGGTGATTTACCTGTAAGTGAAGTTATTTTTCTGTAAAGCTGTACACGGTTTATATCTAAAGCCAAACTGAGTTCTTCTACACTCAAATCCGTTTTTGAAATGTGCTGTTCCACATATTCCAAAGCCTTTTGCACCAATTGTTCATCAATGCTTGTAATGGAAACTTCCGTAGGTTCAGCAGCTATTTTTTTACTGAAAGCTTTCTGCAATTGATCACGTTGGGTCAACAAACTTCTGATTCTTGATTCCAATACCTCAAAGTTTAGCGGTTTTGAAACATACTGATCTGCCCCGCTCTCAAAAACTTGTACTTGGTAATGTTCCTCTGTTTGAGCTGTAAGTAATATGATGGGGATATGAGCTGTTTTAGCATCACTCTTCAGCTTTTTACAAAGCGTATTTCCATTCATAATAGGCATTACAAAATCACTAATAATTAAATCGGGCTGTTCTCGAATTGCTTGTTCAAAACCTTCCTGACCATCTGATGCTTCAATGATTCTGTAGTTTTCTTTCAGACTGGTTGTCAAAAAAAAGCGAAAATCGTCATTGTCTTCTACAACTAAAATCAGAGGCGTTTTTCTATTGTGTTTTATACTTGACGAAACCTCAATATCATTTTCTGATGGAGCTAAAATAGTCGATTTCACATCCGTTTGCTCATATTCCAAAGGTAAACGAACAATAAAACAACAGCCTTCTCCAATCTTACTTTCAAGCTCTATCGTCCCTTTATGAAGTTCTACATATTCTTTTGTGAGCGTTAGTCCCAAACCATAATCTTCCTTCT of Sediminitomix flava contains these proteins:
- a CDS encoding two-component regulator propeller domain-containing protein, whose protein sequence is MKNTNVYFFVLFLTLVCFSHTSKAQLESHTGGYKFLNIKKNFSTTQITSILQDKEGFIWIGTDNGLNKFDGIENIIYEPNVELVGALTNGNIQDLYEDKKGNLWVATWGGLFKYQKECDCFEHWKHEEGNTNTLPSNIISQIGEDRHGRLWLGTDKGISIFDFNENKFIHHEGNLDDETKLTVNYVWDFHEDKQGRMWIATPYGLNVYDESKNQFSRFWASPSPKTIAGNRIRDIAEDKNGRLWIATLDGGLISLDYKSENEYRFDNVSHFHNAHSGLKHHAARAIDIDSNGDIWVALENGGIVQYKTDEKRFVTYDKTHNDFQDLSVWDILVDKEDRIWSGTYNKGLWMSDPQSNKFSSFSYLGNTPIKFGNNTFVSKTSDGDLYLGVDNTGVYHFDADKNKTSLYHSKAKPSQKLVNDAIIGLFVDQNDNVWIGNWGAGVFWKRKNEKEFHIAPIHEGIHAQTAFSFDNDINSKEHLWIGVWEGGLVRFNVNTQENSIIGSGENGLSSYLITSVRSGKGNEVWVGTQYGLNKVIFNSEDDYNITQYTPESNEAKLSHTLINYIYKDQKDRIWIATSGGLNLYDREKDTFLIFNKENGLNVNVINSIVEDEQGFLWLGTNKGVCKLKFTEKDGQPSIFSAHFFDEYHGLQNGLFSPSVHTETNGTIWMAGTEGINIFQPSQIKQNPNAHEVFFTSLKISNQEQKLIFDGENYQTIGVSDQLVLTHDQNMISIGFSVPNFTQAHKNKFAYRMIGIDDGWQEIGNRRNVNFTTLPAGEYTLEVIAANNDGVWYDTPTSLEIIVLPPWYRTLWFRLVVLFTLVSLLFGIYRLRVNLLKQQKAVLEGTVEERTKELVSRQNEIIAQNEELKQLNEEIESSRNHIEEQHRQIESTYRDFSTVSDIGTQVVAEQHVSDLLTKVSSGLRQTIHAKQVGIAVHTSKKDALRLYLKDGNLEITKNRISLSDNPLHQLIYKVYEKKESIRLSGTKLLNEVGTAHSIQMPSTLIYIPLIRKEECIGIFVLHSSGEDYTTRELRIAESLASYISSSLENISAYKIIKEKNESIVDSIRYAKMIQEALISSNETFSTFFKDYFVFYQPKDIVSGDFYWTYKVDENTIFVSVVDCTGHGVPGALMSMLGFGILNKLVGEQRIYEPSKILELMHKELKKMLKQQESQNDDGMDLALCKIQVREKGTYKVSFAGAKSEIYIMEEFNEEPKVVKGTRRSIGGWGAKENKAFETVDFDLTEGGSLYLSSDGFADQHNHEGKKFGKLEFLKLLKLVSHLPMKEQETLIKNQLSNFMKRQNQRDDITVVGIRCL